The genomic DNA GGgtatgaagaagatgtcAACACTCAAAACCCACTGGGTTATAAAGGTCTTGTTGCTCAAGCCTTCGCCGCGCTTATAAAATCATTGTTTGATgaaagatcttcttcagctttcGCATTTTCTCCTAGAGAATTTAAATCAATTATTGGCCAGCAAAATTCTATGTTTGCCGGATTTCTGCAGCAGGATTCCCAAGAATTTTTAGCCTTTCTACTCGATGGCTTGCATGAAGACCTGAACAGAATCATAGAAAAGCcgtttgttgaaaagcccGAGCTTTCCCCAGATGAAGATGTAAACAATAGAGAAGTGATTCACAGACTCGCATCAAAGACCTGGGACAAACACAAGTTGAGAAATGATTCTGTTATTCTTGACCTTTTTGTTGGATTGTACAAGTCAACACTTACATGCCCTGTCTGTGATAAAACATCTGTGACTTTTGATCCATATAGCGACTTAACTTTACCACTTCCTGTGGAAAGCATATGGACATCAAAAGTCAGGATATTTCCAAACTTCTCTCCCCCTTGCATCTTGGAGGTGGAACTACCTAAGGGCTCCACGTACCAGGATCTAAAGAATTACGTGGCTGAAGTGGCAAACATGAATGCTGATGACTTAATTGGTGCAGAAATTTTCAATCACGCATTTTACAACAATTATGAGTCGGAAGGCTCTAGCGCTAAGTATCTTCCCATCGAAGATCTTATTTCTCAAAGCGATGTAGTAGCTTTTTATGAAGTACCTCGCAAGCCGGATGACTTGGTGATTCCAGTTTTGAATTCTGTGCTTGAACAAGGGTTCAAGACCGCACGGAGCTTTGGTTTTCCGTTCTTCATTGCACTTTCAGAGACTGAATTGCACTGCTACGGCATGATAAGgaaaaagctcgagcagcaTTATACCAACTGGAGTGGCGGCTTCCTAAATTTCCCAATAATATCAAATGACAACGAAGTGCCGCTTGATTCTCTAGGTCTGCTCAAACAAAAGTACCACTCAGTAgacctttcaaaattcaaaatagATATTGAAAACTGTTCACCTGAGACTTCGGTTGAAGAGTATTTTGCGATAAAGGTTCTGAGCTTCCGGAATACCAACAATGGTTTAACTGAAAATTCTATGGGAAACCAAATCATATGGGCTCCTGGCCACCAGGTTTCTCTGAGCTCCTCCCAGAATATGATGACTTTAATGAATAACGTTATGAAAGACATTTATGACTACCATACTCTGGCAATGACTCAAAAAGACGAGATTGAAGAGCTGGCAACCTTGTCTCATCCCGCAGACGATTCCAAAGGTCACGAAAGTAACGATGAAGGGACtaagaaagaagagactCCTTCAGACATGGACGTTGACCTCAACGAAAACGATAGCGAAAACTTCCCTAAGCCCGATAATGAGCCGGAGGCTGAAGTCGACTTCCAACGGCCAAAATTCGTTAAAGAGTTTGAAGCTATCGTTTGCGAATGGAATGACATGTCCATATCCGAAGTATTCTCAGACGAGCGCGAAATTTCATGGGACAAGCCTGCTGAACTAAAGAATGAAAAGCTGGAGGAAGCGAAACGGCAACGTCAGCATGAAGGAGAGAGACGGATTAGTCTTTTTGATTGCCTAAAactgttttcaaaacctGAGGTGCTAAGCGCTGCAGATTCTTGGTACTGCCCAACTTGTCGAGAACATAGACAGGCTACCAAGCAGATCCAACTTTGGAACTCCCCTGACATCTTAACTATTCACCTAAAGCGGTTTGAAAGTCGCCATTCGTTCAGCGACAAAATAAGCGATGTTGTCGACTTTCCTATCTGTGGCCTTAATATGTCGGACCACCTGGTTTGTGAAGATGCCGAGCAGAACAACCTCTACGACCTTGTAGCGGTTGATAACCACTACGGTGGTCTTGGCGGTGGTCACTACACAGCGTTCGCCAAGAATCCCGTGGACGGCAAGTGGTACTATTTTGATGATTCTCGCGTTAGTGAGACAGATCCCGAAACCTCCGTGTCAGGGGCTGCTTATCTTTTGTTTTATCGTCGTCGTGTCGAGGGTCCGGATGTTGGGACTCAGCGGCTCAAAAACCTGCTTGCATCGTCAAGACAGCAGCATCAGCTAAAGCTAAAGGAGTTCAACGATAGGCAAGTCGATTTTtatcaagaaaatcacTCTgaaccagaagaagagctcgatGCGCAGCATAATTTTCTAGAGGCTAGCGAAGCGGAATCTAAAGAGGGTgcccaagaaaatgaaattTGCAATGTTGCAAGCCTCGAAGTGGGTCACGCTAATTCTAGCGCAAGTTGTGAAGAGAATGCAGGTAGAAGGAAGCTGCGATTGCTTCATAAAGGTTACGCCAATAGCACGGCTAACTCCTCACACCCCAATTCTTCTGCGACGAGCTCTGATTCTTCTGACTGCAGTGAAAATatctctcaaaagttcTACCCCGCAGAAGGCGCCCCCCCTACCTCGCCTTTATTGTAGTATATACAATGCCTAAGATAATCATATTTTCATAGACGTCGCCACTTTGCTTCTTTATATGTCGTGCCTAGATTTCAGAATGCACTGGGATACTTTCTGCCGCGCCGCTACGTTGAATGCTTAGTGAACTGGCCTTTGTTGCAAATGCAACGCTATCTCTCAACGAATGGTTTGTACAGAGCTGAGAAACGACTCCTCCCAAAAAAGTGTCCCCTGCGCCAGTTGTGTCTATTACGTTTTCGACGCGAAGTGCTTCAACGAACTGCGCTTTTTGTGACTCTTCAGAAGCAAACACACAACCTTTTTCGCCCAAAGTGATTACAACAAAACTCGACGATTTGCCGCTGATTAGTTTCGACTGTAGATTTATCGCAACCTCCTTGTAACCAGCAACAAAGTCAACATTGATCTTGCTCTTGTACTCAGCCATTACTGCAGCACCAAAGCCCGACTCCAGGACTTGGAGTGCCTCGATCTCATTAACTACCAGCAGGTCAACCAAGGACCAGTCGCCTCGCTCAACGTCCTTGAAAGGAGACGGATTATACACAATGACGCTCTCAGGTCTATTTTGTTTCAACCAGCGCATAGCAGAAATAGTGCCGGGAATCTCGTTTTGGAAGATCACATAAAATGGTCCTTCGCCCTGTGATTCTGGCGGGAACATTACTTCCAAGTGATTTTCGTCGAACTTAGTATGCCCGTTTGCTCCTTCTGAGATAAGAATCCTGTTCTGCCCGGTTCTTTGCTCAACGATAATTGTAGCAACCCCTGTATTAACTCCTTTAAGAGCTGTCACTAGCCTAGTATCAACCCCATTTCGGTTGAGAATTTCGATGAGCTCACCAGCGAACGAGTCGTCGCCGACGTGTCCAATCATTGACACTTTGACGCCCTGGTCTGCGCTTAAAAGTTTGGACACAGCTATGGTCTGGTTCAACCCCTTTCCACCTGCATGTGTTTCAAACTTATTCGCTCTGTATGTCTCACCTGCATCAGGAATACGATCCGTAAAAGTTACTAAGTCGTAGTTCAAGGAGCCACATACGTAAACTTTCATCACGGATTTAGCGCCTTGCCTCGTTTACAACAGATTTCAATTTTGGTCTCCAAGTTTCCTATTCTTAAGGGCCAAGAGCCTTTATCTATTGATCGTCCAATATGATATCAACACATGCATTAAGTCTTAGTTCTGCAAATTATTAGTTGAGCTCTTCGCTGTAACTCATCGCTGTGCTCAAACGTGTGTGTAGCGCAAAAAATACCACCAAAATATGACAGAATCGCTTGAGCTACGCCCCATAACATTTCATCCCGATGTCCTGGCTCGAATCGCGCCTGAGCTGTCGATGCAGAGACATTTATCTCTTGGACTAAGGCCGAGCTTAAGAtcatttgaagaatttcGCAATGTTGAAATAAGCGATGGAGGGCTTTCGTTTGCATCCAATGCCGATATCGACCGTAAGGGGAACAACATCCTTGGATCCAACGTGTTAAAATGCGGTAAAACGATGGTGGTTACATCGATTACTGGCGGCATTGTTGAGGAAAACATATCTGGTTCCCGTGTGGACGACGAAAGCacagaaagctcaaataGAGCAGACAGGCTATCACGGTTTGCTCAAGTTCACCCTGTAGTGGAAGTTGAAAGAGGCAGAGTCGGCGCACCCACGGATGAGGAAATGACGTTATCACAAAGGCTGCGCGACTGCGTACTACATTCTGGTCTTATTCCTAAAAAAGCGCTTGATGTCGCAGTCGGTATTAGGTCGACAGACTCAGAGGGCATTTCGAGTATTCTTTATcctgatgaagaagagaataCCATATCCAGCGGCCTCAAATCTCGGAGAAAGTGGTCCTACGTTTTATACGCTAAGATTCAAGTTTTCAGCCGAGACGGACctctctttgaaatttgcTGGAACTCACTAATTTATGCTCTAAAAACCACACAGCTTCCGCGTGCTTTTGTCGATGAACGAACTGCCGACCTCAAAATTCCAGTGAGTATGAGAGGACGGAGCGCAACATTCAGGGAGACTTTTGACATAATTTGCGACGCCTCCAAATTTCAGCCGCTTGTTCTCAATGAGGAAAACGTTGCTTTCGCGTCGAACTTCGCCATAATCGATGTAGATCCTGAAACCGAGCTGCCAaaggacgaagacgaaatgCAGGTTGACCAAGGGGGCTCTGTTCTTTTAGCAGACATACAAGGGGAGGCTGAAGAGGCTTCTGTTTTCTCCACAATCTCCATCATCTCTAGCGATGCTGGGAGACTGAAGCACTTCAAAGTTATCGGCGGTGGTTTGAACGCGTCTATGGAGCATCTTAAGAAGTCATTGAATTTAGCAAAACTAAGGGCCTCTGACTTGAGTGCCAAGTCTTCGAGCGGTGACAGGTGAAAACGGGATAGACAACATTTTAAAGTACATCTAATTTTAAATAAAACGAAACATCATTTGAGAGCCTAATAGTTAGCTTGACGCCGCGGAACGCCTTGCGTCAATTAAAACTCCTTCATTTACGAGCAGGGGAAGGCGATGGGGTAGAAGTGTGGGCAACATCAACGTTCACGTATTCGTTGACCTTAGCAGCAACACCACCACGAACGCGCTTCACAATTCTGGACTTCTTGGTTCCCCTACGCTTGTAGACCTCAATATAGAATGCaacaaacaagaacaagtaCGAGGAAATAATGGCACAGCCAGAAAATGTCGCAGTAGTTGAACCAACACAATCTCCGCAGTGTGGAAGCTGTGGGAAGAAGAGATGTGAAACTTTCTGATAAACGGCAAAATAGATAAAACCGATATCCAAGACAAACTGCATGATCTGAAAGCGAGTCACCCACTCTTTCCACCAAACTCTAATTCCACGGGCAGCCAAAAAGTAGTACCAATACATCACAACATGGACACCAAGGTTTAAAGAGATCACAACCCATGAAATAGCAGTGGTACCCACCAACTGGGTGTAGCACAAGAGCGCGGTGGCCCCGTGGTGGTAAGTGTGCAAAAACCTCAGGttcttgtgcttcaaaaccaaaaacACAGTGTCAATAAACTCGATGTACTTGGTAATATAGTTCATGTAATACAGGGTCACCATTGGCTGAGTCCATGCTCCAATGTTGCAAATGGCATAATACAGACCATTGCGAGCTATCATAGGGACCAACTGTTCAACCATGAGCACTAGCAATGTCAGTGAGAGGGTCGTCAAAAATAGGTTGTGAAGTTGGAATAGCGCATTAAGCTGGAAAGGCTGCGAGCCTTGTAACAAAAACCTGCCGCCGAAGATCACCACATAGTATGTAGTAATAGCGGCAATAACTTGCGGAAGTTCACTTAACGGCAGTTTACCAGGGACGAACTGAAACTCGCTTGGAATAAACTTGCCGTTTGTTGCGTAGCGCATAGCCGTGTCGAAATTCTCCCACAAagaaatattgaaaaagggaCGGTCCAGAGTGGGCTGAAATTGTTCCAATACAGGATACTTCTGTATCATTTCATTGGCGTAGGTTTGGGCAGTAGACAGCATCTCTTAGGTCAGTCAATGGCTCTCTTGGCAGTCGATTGTCAACAACATTAGCCAGTCATGTAAAATTTTGAGAGGAGCTATCGCGTAAACAAATAGTTTCGCATAATCACAAAAAACGGCTCATCATTTCCATAGACTTCGTAGATCCATTCAATTAGTTTAAATATGATGATAATACAACTAAAACCTTGCCATCGATAATCATTAGATTAATGGGGTTTAATAATAACATTGATGCAAGCACACTACTTTTTAGGGCCCTGTGTTGGAGGGTTTTTGTTGGGTGCTGGAGTTTGACGCTCCGCCGTCCTGCGGTATGAGCGAAACTAGAGCTTCGGGCGCAGAAGCGACAGCCGCGAGAGCTGCCAGAGGGTCATTAGCGAAATTGAACTCGCGAGGCCTGGCTGGAGTTGGTGCAGTAGCCGTTGATAGACCAACGGGTGGCAGTATAGGTCGTGTAGCTGAAGAGACCGAGTACCGGGTGCGAGGTGCGGTGCCGGTCGGCACATGAGGAGACTGCGAAGCTGGAGCCGACGCCGCATTCAGGAtggagttcaaaaatgaagGTTGCTTTGGGGGCAGATTTGAGGAGGGGGATGGCGCAGCTGTGTCTGACGTAAAATTAGAGCTTCTCAATTCTTGAACAACGACTGGCGCGGTAGCATTGACCTCAGGGAAAGCGATGGGTGGCAGCTCGACCGCCCTCTGCTTTGACCACGCCGAGTTACTGTCGGTATGGTCATCATTGTTGAGGAGGTTCTTTATGGACGACCTTCTGCTACTAATGCCTGCCTGAGAAGAAGTAGCTGGTGATGGACATGAAGAGTTGTTGATGGCAACGCTGGGCGCAAAATGGACAGAAGGCATCGCCTCAGGTGCGTGTGCTGAATTGCTGGAATGGGAGTCTGACAACAATAGTGGCTTCCGTTCTGCCTGATCAGTGGATAGACCAAGTTGGATGGATGGCAGTCTGGGCGGAGGAAGACCTTGTGGGGTAGACTGCTGAGAAAAGCTATCCATTGCGGAGACCGAAGCTATAGGGAGTTGCATTGGGGTTGCGGCGTCTCTATGAATTTGGCTAAAGATGCTAACAGTTGGCGCCTGCTGCATCGGGACGGTATCATATGCACCTGGGGTAGCATCGCTGTTTCCGAATTGAGTATTCAACTTATTCTCTGGCGATTCGGAGTTGGAGCTCTCAACGAGAGCTTGCCAGCCCATTTGATCTGCATTCCTTTGGAAATAGTTTCTAACCATAGTAGTTGATTTCGTACCCAGTCTTTCCGATATTAAAGCCCACTGTGTACCATATTCCCTCAGTAGTTCCGGGAACAAGTTAGTCTCCTTGACACTCCAGTAACTGGATTTATGATATCCGTCGCtgtgctttgttttctttctggCCTGGACCTTTTCGTTGTCGTCGGCTTTGAACGGGCGTCTAGATTCGTCAATATCAGTAGCGTCTTTATCCTCACTAGCAAAAGCGGGGGCAATGGGCTGCAGGTTTGGAAGGTCATTGGTTACTTCTTCGATTTCCTGGAttttgcgcttttttgaCTCAGTGTCCTCCTCATTTTCCATAGACAAATCTTGTGCACTAACTTCCtcctgctgttgctgtACCAGACCTCGGGGTCCATCTGGCAACGCAACATTTGAACCAGTTGAAACAATTGAGGTGTCTTCGACCTTTTCAGCCGGCCCGAAtgctgcttcttttatTTGTGCGCCTTGATCGacctcttcgtcttccGTCTCATCCATAGTTCTTTCCTTTTCGGTGAAATTGGAGTCATTTCTCTCAGACATTtcctcagcttcttgtccGCTTTGTTCAGGAACAGCCGCCGAAGTCTTTTCTTTATCTTTCTCCCTACGGCGGCGGCCTGCATTAATCTTACGtctcttgtttttttcaaccAAAAGCTGTTTATAGTTGGTTTCCTTTTTCGTTTTATAGTAATGCAGAACACATTCCTGCGGCTTTCTAAGACCACCCATAAACTGAGATATCTTCCCAAACCTCTTTGGATACGCTAAGTAGCCCTCCACAAAAAGGTCATGCTCTGCAGAAGTGAACGTATCGATTCCGTCTCTCAAGACACGAGTTGCCCATTTGTTCTTGTCTGTCACCAGATTATTAACATCCTTGTATTTAACCGCGAACTTCTTGACAGGATCAATAATCATAGGGGGGATTTTCGCTGCTAATTGATGGTGTTTATAATCAGGATCAATCCGCAACAAAACGTTTTCAATTTCGTTGTCATCGACAAAATCAGCGCGGTTCCTCCGTCGACTGCTGGCTCGGCTTTGCTGTTCACGttcctccttctccttagattttgaaaactggctttcttcctctgtgGAATCCGTAGTTGCGTGATCAACCTTCTTAACTTCTTCACTGACAGCTTCCAGCATCTGACAGTTCTTCGTCCATTTTTCATCGAGTTTCAGGAATTGCCACTTCAACTGCAACTTGCGCAACCGCTCATAGTCTTGGAGTTTAGACAGAGATTTTACCAGGATTGGCCTTACTGCCTGCTCATGCACTAATATATTTTGTGACATAAAAGGGTACTCCTGAAGACAGGTTACGGGACTCTTCAAAAGGtatttttggtttttgacaatAGATTCTCTGTCTCTATTTTTTAGCTCCCATAGTTTCGTTTCCGCCTCTGGTAGTGGGAAAATGCAGCTTTCAACCTCGTTAAGGGGCTGAGTGTAACCCTGTGCAGCTTCCGAACTATGCCTTGAAGGCAAATGACTGGGCTTTTCGACAGGTTTAGCAGCAAAATAAGTGTCCGTGCTTCCAGCAGCGCCTTGATCGTCAGAGGACGAAGTTGGTTGGCTTGGATGGGCCTCATTGAAATCCTCGATCGAATGTGCTTTGCGTATTATGTCATGCTTTCCAGGTTTGTTATAAaccgcttcttcttctttcggAGCGGATTCTGCGTTATTTTCATCGGCGTTATCCGTTTGCCCAGACTTTGTATCACTAGGCGTTGTATTGAGAGACGAAGGCTCCTCGCGTTTAACTGAATCGTCATTAACTGTTTTCTGAAGGTCAATCCGTTCATGGTTGTTGCTAACTCTCTCCTCGGTTTTTCTAGAGGTCTGAGGAACCGAGTTTATCAGGCTAGATCCAAGCGAGTGCTCATTTTCGTACAAAGGAAACTTATTGGAGGTCGTATAAGAGCTGTCTTGGGAAGAGTGCTCTTTTCTGTAGTGACCGTATCTGCTTGAGTAAGGCTGCGCATGAATATTCTGGTGAACTGTGGTGCCATGATATCGATTGTAGTAGGGCGGCTTCGAGAGCGGCGGTACTGGAGATGTGTTCGAGGGTGACATACGGCCATCATAAGCAGCCCCGCTTGCGGAGCCGTAAGGCTCCTTCCATTTGCTGCGAGCAGTGTAACCATGTGATGCCGGGTCGTAGCCGTCTGTTGCGCTTGAGGGTCTCCGTCGACTGTATTGTGGGTTGTAGTAGCTGTGGTGGCTCGCCTTGGGAATTGGAGCCGCGGCTTGAAAGCTATAGCggcttgaagaaggcgCATTAGGGCTATTGGGAAAGCGCCTTGTTTCTGAGCTGCCACGAGAGCCGCTCTGTACAAATCCAGGCTCGGGGTTGTATCGACTGCCCGTTCTGGGCTTCGAATGCACTGTCCCGAATGGCGTGTGCGGCCTGCTCGTCGAACTAGGGTTATACCTTGAGGGCCGATGGACTGAGCCAGAAGAGTGCGGTGGCGCTGACTCTGAAGGCGCTGATCGGGCAGTGCTGCCAGCGGGGAGCGTGCCCGATGTCCTAGAGTATGGCATGTGTCGAGGATCCGCGTTAGTGTACTGGTAAGGCTTCTTCTCGCCAACTCTATTCAGTGGTGCCATGATTCTTGAGAGAGCGGGATAGTTGCCCTCAGTTCTGCGTTGGAGTCAGCTATTTCCAGCTCTTAGGTGTTAATTGACTCTCACTCAAAAATCGCGGAGTGTGATCctatttcaaaaagtgtGTTGGTAAGCCGTGACTGATGGGAACGCGACACGCTGTTCCGGCTCACTTACACGTTCCTGAAACTGTTTTGTTCCTAGTAAAGTCCCTGAGCGTGGCTTTGAACTTGGTCGActtgagcttcaagctttcctcAAGGCATATTTCAACATCTGTTTCTTGAATAATATAATTTTTGGGATAATATCCAAATGTCGTGTATGGCGATACGAAACAAACGCTGCTCAAGACTTTGGTATACCGGGCGAGACACATTGCCAGTGTCGTTGGGAGCGCCCTATGTCTGTGAGTGGAGTGGGAGT from Lachancea thermotolerans CBS 6340 chromosome F complete sequence includes the following:
- the UBP12 gene encoding putative ubiquitin-specific protease UBP12 (similar to uniprot|P39538 Saccharomyces cerevisiae YJL197W UBP12 Ubiquitin-specific protease present in the nucleus and cytoplasm that cleaves ubiquitin from ubiquitinated proteins): MNDNLAPSNGMVADEGEKKLASVSKDDQLDIMESSSSNDQPDSVKATPPGLPDQMADQSQMAEGGAKVDAIPSLVEQRQILSEIYTQAQAESREGDAVYVIPSLWYNNFWDANITEKSRIGPIDTTSICNDFDNFLLADYNAHPYLSVPETVFKKLSEWYGLSDPSNPVKTVLIKDEDGQLVTEYNRCCFRVHFLKDSVEKYNRFSGGVRAPLFFTMSRLSSIEMVVQRCLQKFGEQEKLFDLKTHRFRIWQVQEPTSTTKSSFLATQYVLDPLTFAEMPIKTRLQSKMFGCLIKNLKLPVIDLVVELKDVTTGDHWPSNHFYYNKLLPPRGTTGLSNLGNSCYMNSALQCLVHIPELKDYFLYGGYEEDVNTQNPLGYKGLVAQAFAALIKSLFDERSSSAFAFSPREFKSIIGQQNSMFAGFLQQDSQEFLAFLLDGLHEDLNRIIEKPFVEKPELSPDEDVNNREVIHRLASKTWDKHKLRNDSVILDLFVGLYKSTLTCPVCDKTSVTFDPYSDLTLPLPVESIWTSKVRIFPNFSPPCILEVELPKGSTYQDLKNYVAEVANMNADDLIGAEIFNHAFYNNYESEGSSAKYLPIEDLISQSDVVAFYEVPRKPDDLVIPVLNSVLEQGFKTARSFGFPFFIALSETELHCYGMIRKKLEQHYTNWSGGFLNFPIISNDNEVPLDSLGLLKQKYHSVDLSKFKIDIENCSPETSVEEYFAIKVLSFRNTNNGLTENSMGNQIIWAPGHQVSLSSSQNMMTLMNNVMKDIYDYHTLAMTQKDEIEELATLSHPADDSKGHESNDEGTKKEETPSDMDVDLNENDSENFPKPDNEPEAEVDFQRPKFVKEFEAIVCEWNDMSISEVFSDEREISWDKPAELKNEKLEEAKRQRQHEGERRISLFDCLKLFSKPEVLSAADSWYCPTCREHRQATKQIQLWNSPDILTIHLKRFESRHSFSDKISDVVDFPICGLNMSDHLVCEDAEQNNLYDLVAVDNHYGGLGGGHYTAFAKNPVDGKWYYFDDSRVSETDPETSVSGAAYLLFYRRRVEGPDVGTQRLKNLLASSRQQHQLKLKEFNDRQVDFYQENHSEPEEELDAQHNFLEASEAESKEGAQENEICNVASLEVGHANSSASCEENAGRRKLRLLHKGYANSTANSSHPNSSATSSDSSDCSENISQKFYPAEGAPPTSPLL
- the RBK1 gene encoding putative ribokinase (similar to uniprot|P25332 Saccharomyces cerevisiae YCR036W RBK1 Putative ribokinase), which translates into the protein MKVYVCGSLNYDLVTFTDRIPDAGETYRANKFETHAGGKGLNQTIAVSKLLSADQGVKVSMIGHVGDDSFAGELIEILNRNGVDTRLVTALKGVNTGVATIIVEQRTGQNRILISEGANGHTKFDENHLEVMFPPESQGEGPFYVIFQNEIPGTISAMRWLKQNRPESVIVYNPSPFKDVERGDWSLVDLLVVNEIEALQVLESGFGAAVMAEYKSKINVDFVAGYKEVAINLQSKLISGKSSSFVVITLGEKGCVFASEESQKAQFVEALRVENVIDTTGAGDTFLGGVVSQLCTNHSLRDSVAFATKASSLSIQRSGAAESIPVHSEI
- the RRP43 gene encoding exosome non-catalytic core subunit RRP43 (similar to uniprot|P25359 Saccharomyces cerevisiae YCR035C RRP43 Ribosomal RNA Processing), which translates into the protein MTESLELRPITFHPDVLARIAPELSMQRHLSLGLRPSLRSFEEFRNVEISDGGLSFASNADIDRKGNNILGSNVLKCGKTMVVTSITGGIVEENISGSRVDDESTESSNRADRLSRFAQVHPVVEVERGRVGAPTDEEMTLSQRLRDCVLHSGLIPKKALDVAVGIRSTDSEGISSILYPDEEENTISSGLKSRRKWSYVLYAKIQVFSRDGPLFEICWNSLIYALKTTQLPRAFVDERTADLKIPVSMRGRSATFRETFDIICDASKFQPLVLNEENVAFASNFAIIDVDPETELPKDEDEMQVDQGGSVLLADIQGEAEEASVFSTISIISSDAGRLKHFKVIGGGLNASMEHLKKSLNLAKLRASDLSAKSSSGDR
- a CDS encoding elongation of very long chain fatty acids protein (similar to uniprot|P25358 Saccharomyces cerevisiae YCR034W FEN1 Fatty acid elongase involved in sphingolipid biosynthesis acts on fatty acids of up to 24 carbons in length mutations have regulatory effects on 1 3- beta-glucan synthase vacuolar ATPase and the secretory pathway); its protein translation is MLSTAQTYANEMIQKYPVLEQFQPTLDRPFFNISLWENFDTAMRYATNGKFIPSEFQFVPGKLPLSELPQVIAAITTYYVVIFGGRFLLQGSQPFQLNALFQLHNLFLTTLSLTLLVLMVEQLVPMIARNGLYYAICNIGAWTQPMVTLYYMNYITKYIEFIDTVFLVLKHKNLRFLHTYHHGATALLCYTQLVGTTAISWVVISLNLGVHVVMYWYYFLAARGIRVWWKEWVTRFQIMQFVLDIGFIYFAVYQKVSHLFFPQLPHCGDCVGSTTATFSGCAIISSYLFLFVAFYIEVYKRRGTKKSRIVKRVRGGVAAKVNEYVNVDVAHTSTPSPSPARK
- the SNT1 gene encoding Snt1p (some similarities with uniprot|P25357 Saccharomyces cerevisiae YCR033W SNT1) — translated: MAPLNRVGEKKPYQYTNADPRHMPYSRTSGTLPAGSTARSAPSESAPPHSSGSVHRPSRYNPSSTSRPHTPFGTVHSKPRTGSRYNPEPGFVQSGSRGSSETRRFPNSPNAPSSSRYSFQAAAPIPKASHHSYYNPQYSRRRPSSATDGYDPASHGYTARSKWKEPYGSASGAAYDGRMSPSNTSPVPPLSKPPYYNRYHGTTVHQNIHAQPYSSRYGHYRKEHSSQDSSYTTSNKFPLYENEHSLGSSLINSVPQTSRKTEERVSNNHERIDLQKTVNDDSVKREEPSSLNTTPSDTKSGQTDNADENNAESAPKEEEAVYNKPGKHDIIRKAHSIEDFNEAHPSQPTSSSDDQGAAGSTDTYFAAKPVEKPSHLPSRHSSEAAQGYTQPLNEVESCIFPLPEAETKLWELKNRDRESIVKNQKYLLKSPVTCLQEYPFMSQNILVHEQAVRPILVKSLSKLQDYERLRKLQLKWQFLKLDEKWTKNCQMLEAVSEEVKKVDHATTDSTEEESQFSKSKEKEEREQQSRASSRRRNRADFVDDNEIENVLLRIDPDYKHHQLAAKIPPMIIDPVKKFAVKYKDVNNLVTDKNKWATRVLRDGIDTFTSAEHDLFVEGYLAYPKRFGKISQFMGGLRKPQECVLHYYKTKKETNYKQLLVEKNKRRKINAGRRRREKDKEKTSAAVPEQSGQEAEEMSERNDSNFTEKERTMDETEDEEVDQGAQIKEAAFGPAEKVEDTSIVSTGSNVALPDGPRGLVQQQQEEVSAQDLSMENEEDTESKKRKIQEIEEVTNDLPNLQPIAPAFASEDKDATDIDESRRPFKADDNEKVQARKKTKHSDGYHKSSYWSVKETNLFPELLREYGTQWALISERLGTKSTTMVRNYFQRNADQMGWQALVESSNSESPENKLNTQFGNSDATPGAYDTVPMQQAPTVSIFSQIHRDAATPMQLPIASVSAMDSFSQQSTPQGLPPPRLPSIQLGLSTDQAERKPLLLSDSHSSNSAHAPEAMPSVHFAPSVAINNSSCPSPATSSQAGISSRRSSIKNLLNNDDHTDSNSAWSKQRAVELPPIAFPEVNATAPVVVQELRSSNFTSDTAAPSPSSNLPPKQPSFLNSILNAASAPASQSPHVPTGTAPRTRYSVSSATRPILPPVGLSTATAPTPARPREFNFANDPLAALAAVASAPEALVSLIPQDGGASNSSTQQKPSNTGP